One genomic segment of Musa acuminata AAA Group cultivar baxijiao chromosome BXJ3-3, Cavendish_Baxijiao_AAA, whole genome shotgun sequence includes these proteins:
- the LOC135634199 gene encoding uncharacterized protein LOC135634199, protein MASAVAALTVGLASPSSATQKRAVSGSDAFFHSMRTPTKAGRQTPRPQRRSLQVRASSSTPPSVKEQALAGLTAAALAAALVIPDVAEAAQPGLSPSLKNFLLSIVAGGVVLSAIGGAVIAVSNFDPVKRS, encoded by the coding sequence ATGGCATCTGCTGTGGCGGCGCTCACCGTGGGCTTGGCCTCACCCTCCTCCGCAACCCAAAAGAGGGCCGTTTCAGGCTCCGATGCCTTCTTCCACTCCATGAGGACCCCCACGAAGGCCGGCAGGCAGACGCCGAGGCCCCAGCGCCGCTCCCTCCAGGTCCGCGCTTCCTCGTCGACTCCGCCGTCTGTGAAGGAGCAGGCGCTCGCGGGGTTGACGGCAGCGGCCTTGGCGGCGGCGTTGGTGATCCCGGACGTGGCTGAGGCCGCCCAGCCGGGCCTATCCCCGTCCCTCAAGAACTTCCTGCTCAGCATCGTCGCTGGTGGCGTCGTGCTGAGTGCTATTGGAGGGGCAGTCATCGCCGTCTCCAACTTTGATCCCGTCAAACGGAGCTGA
- the LOC135634198 gene encoding thermospermine synthase ACAULIS5-like, translated as MGEAVENVYGTNAHGDCHRAKDGGDACKWYEEEIDDDLKWCFALNSVLHRGTSKFQDIALIDTKHFGKALVIDGKMQSAEMDEFIYHECLIHPSLLCHPNPKTVFIMGGGEGSAAREVLKHKTIQRAVMCDIDEEVVDFCRRYLTVNCEAFASDKLCLVINDARAELEKREEKYDIIVGDLADPVEGGPCYQLYTKSFYEQVLKPKLHHHGIFVTQAGPAGVLTHKEVFSSIYNTLKHVFKHVLAYTAHVPSFADTWGWVMASDQPIMLDAQQIDERISKRINGELLYLNGESLVSSTTMNKSVYTSLLKETHIYTEESARFIYGHGRACFA; from the exons ATGGGTGAGGCTGTGGAAAATGTGTATGGCACCAATGCCCATGGCGATTGTCATCGAGCCAAAGATGGCGGAGACGCGTGCAAGTGGTACGAAGAGGAGATCGATGATGATCTCAAGTGGTGTTTCGCTTTGAACAG TGTGCTGCATCGAGGGACAAGCAAGTTTCAAGACATAGCTCTTATTGACACTAAACATTTCGGAAAG GCTTTGGTGATCGATGGAAAGATGCAGAGCGCGGAGATGGACGAGTTCATCTATCACGAGTGCTTGATCCATCCATCCCTTCTTTGCCACCCCAA TCCTAAGACTGTGTTTATTATGGGAGGTGGCGAGGGGTCTGCAGCGAGGGAAGTCCTCAAGCACAAAACCATCCAGAGAGCGGTCATGTGCGACATCGACGAG GAGGTGGTCGACTTCTGCCGAAGGTATCTGACGGTCAACTGCGAAGCATTCGCCAGCGACAAGCTCTGCCTCGTCATCAACGATGCCAG GGCTGAGCTGGAGAAgagggaagagaagtacgacattATAGTGGGGGACTTGGCTGATCCTGTGGAAGGAGGACCATGCTATCAGCTGTACACCAAGTCCTTCTATGAACAAGTTCTGAAGCCCAAGCTGCACCATCATGGCATCTTTGTTACTCAG GCTGGACCAGCCGGTGTTCTGACCCATAAGGAGGTCTTCTCTTCCATCTACAACACCTTGAAGCATGTCTTTAAAC ATGTGCTTGCGTACACGGCTCATGTGCCATCCTTTGCGGATACCTGGGGATGGGTCATG GCATCGGACCAGCCGATAATGCTGGACGCCCAACAGATCGATGAGAGGATCAGCAAACGAATAAACGGAGAACTCCTTTACCTGAACGGGGAATCACTTGTCTCCTCCACCACAATGAACAAGAGCGTCTACACATC CCTTTTGAAAGAAACGCATATCTACACGGAGGAGAGCGCCAGATTTATCTACGGACATGGAAGGGCTTGTTTCGCTTAG
- the LOC135632298 gene encoding peptidyl-prolyl cis-trans isomerase FKBP53-like isoform X1 has translation MAFWGVEVKPGKPYTHVYDEARGRLRITTATLGNGKATAKSVVQCNVGKKSPILLCSLVPDKAESCHLELEFEEDNEVVFSVLGQRSVHLSGFYPGARRGHGDGGDETDSYGEDIGEEDSESYGSFDTEEDEYESDFIDDGDIEMFPSSPRRKSSVIIEEIVDDDKPAHGNGIRRRLKKKSQLVESDSGDDDTKLQLVVKSNNNTEVFESEDDDGFPISFSVKKKDAANNFEVDKKSGSTVNDDKKIKIDAISQRDESTRDATQPCDSSVASVVVPETDGISKKKKRTREDVAEAKTETNENNHMIALRMDVTESDGKKKKKKEKTKKDKKSDVGDDYAMERTEEGFNGDGNEVFNASSLEKNPPLEAEKLHYDHDGSASGKKKKNKKKRAKVDEAHENAGADAEAELQQGSQHGTKSKLDSDGTEMQESANNNHSDNLTVEEPPKDSVPDDNGLAQDAKKKKKKKKKKAKKDKSHDKDSTSKEVSLNPLEAEHKAEPQKTRTFSNGLRIEELSMGKPDGKKASPGSRVSVNYIGKLNNGKIFDSNVGKRPFKFRLGVGHVIKGWDVGIAGMRIGDKRRLIIPPSMGYGASPAGKIPGNSWLVFDVELVDVN, from the exons ATGGCGTTTTGGG GCGTCGAGGTGAAGCCTGGGAAGCCCTACACTCATGTCTACGACGAAGCTCGAGGAAGGCTTCGCATCACTACG GCGACGTTGGGGAATGGCAAGGCGACGGCGAAGAGCGTGGTGCAGTGCAATGTTGGCAAGAAAAGCCCTATTTTGCTCTGTAGCTTGGTTCCTGATAAAGCTGAGTCGTGCCATTTGGAACTCGAGTTTGAGGAGGATAACGAGGTTGTCTTTTCGGTCCTCGGGCAGAGAAGCGTGCACCTCAGCGGTTTCTATCCAGGTGCCCGCCGTGGCCACGGTGACGGAGGAGATGAGAC TGATTCATATGGTGAAGATATTGGCGAGGAGGATTCAGAGAGCTACGGGAGCTTTGATACTGAGGAGGATGAGTATGAATCAGACTTTATCGATGATGGTGATATCGAAATGTTCCCCTCTTCCCCTCGGCGAAAAAGCAGTG TCATAATTGAGGAGATTGTAGATGATGACAAGCCAGCACATGGGAATGGCATTCGTCGGCGTTTAAAGAAAAAGAGTCAACTGGTTGAAAGTGATAGTGGAGATGATGATACTAAACTTCAACTAGTTGTCAAGTCTAATAATAATACTGAAGTGTTTGAAAGTGAAGATGATGATGGCTTTCCAATCTCTTTTTCAGTAAAAAAGAAAGATGCTGCTAATAATTTTGAGGTAGATAAAAAATCAGGTAGTACAGTCAATGACGACAAGAAAATAAAGATTGATGCAATTAGTCAACGTGATGAATCTACAAG GGATGCTACTCAGCCATGCGATTCTTCAGTAGCTTCTGTGGTTGTTCCTGAAACTGATGGCAtctcaaagaagaaaaagaggacaAGAGAAGATGTTGCAGAGGCAAAAACTGAGACCAATGAGAACAATCATATGATAGCACTCAGAATGGATGTGACAGAAAGTGatggaaagaagaaaaagaagaaagagaagaccaAGAAGGATAAGAAATCTGATGTAGGTGATGATTATGCAATGGAGAGAACAGAAGAAGGGTTTAACGGAGATGGGAATGAAGTTTTCAATGCCAGTAGCTTAGAGAAAAATCCTCCTCTTGAAGCTGAGAAGCTGCATTATGATCA TGATGGAAGTGCTAgtggaaaaaagaagaaaaacaaaaagaaaagggccAAGGTTGATGAGGCTCATGAAAATGCTGGTGCAGATGCCGAAGCAGAATTGCAACAGGGAAGCCAGCATGGAACAAAAAGTAAGTTGGATTCTGATGGTACTGAGATGCAAGAGTCTGCAAATAATAACCACTCTGATAATCTCACAGTTGAAGAGCCACCTAAAGATAG TGTTCCTGATGACAATGGTCTTGCACAAGatgccaagaagaagaagaagaagaagaagaagaaggcaaagaAGGACAAGAGCCATGATAAAGATTCAACCTCAAAGGAGGTATCTTTGAATCCACTAGAGGCAGAACACAAAGCTGAACCACAAAAAACAAGAACATTTTCAAATGGTTTGAGGATTGAGGAACTATCTATGGGCAAGCCTGATGGAAAAAAAGCTTCTCCTGGGAGTAGG GTTTCTGTTAACTATATTGGCAAGTTAAATAATGGAAAAATTTTCGACTCCAATGTTGGCAAAAGGCCCTTTAAATTCCGTCTTG GTGTTGGGCATGTCATTAAGGGATGGGACGTTGGCATTGCAG GCATGCGAATTGGGGACAAGAGGAGACTCATCATTCCACCATCTATGGG TTATGGGGCTAGTCCTGCGGGGAAAATACCAGGGAATTCATGGCTTGTCTTCGATGTGGAGCTGGTGGACGTCAACTGA
- the LOC135632298 gene encoding peptidyl-prolyl cis-trans isomerase FKBP53-like isoform X2 — translation MAFWGVEVKPGKPYTHVYDEARGRLRITTATLGNGKATAKSVVQCNVGKKSPILLCSLVPDKAESCHLELEFEEDNEVVFSVLGQRSVHLSGFYPGARRGHGDGGDETDSYGEDIGEEDSESYGSFDTEEDEYESDFIDDGDIEMFPSSPRRKSSVIIEEIVDDDKPAHGNGIRRRLKKKSQLVESDSGDDDTKLQLVVKSNNNTEVFESEDDDGFPISFSVKKKDAANNFEVDKKSGSTVNDDKKIKIDAISQRDESTRDATQPCDSSVASVVVPETDGISKKKKRTREDVAEAKTETNENNHMIALRMDVTESDGKKKKKKEKTKKDKKSDVGDDYAMERTEEGFNGDGNEVFNASSLEKNPPLEAEKLHYDHDGSASGKKKKNKKKRAKVDEAHENAGADAEAELQQGSQHGTKSKLDSDGTEMQESANNNHSDNLTVEEPPKDSVPDDNGLAQDAKKKKKKKKKKAKKDKSHDKDSTSKEVSLNPLEAEHKAEPQKTRTFSNGLRIEELSMGKPDGKKASPGSRVYS, via the exons ATGGCGTTTTGGG GCGTCGAGGTGAAGCCTGGGAAGCCCTACACTCATGTCTACGACGAAGCTCGAGGAAGGCTTCGCATCACTACG GCGACGTTGGGGAATGGCAAGGCGACGGCGAAGAGCGTGGTGCAGTGCAATGTTGGCAAGAAAAGCCCTATTTTGCTCTGTAGCTTGGTTCCTGATAAAGCTGAGTCGTGCCATTTGGAACTCGAGTTTGAGGAGGATAACGAGGTTGTCTTTTCGGTCCTCGGGCAGAGAAGCGTGCACCTCAGCGGTTTCTATCCAGGTGCCCGCCGTGGCCACGGTGACGGAGGAGATGAGAC TGATTCATATGGTGAAGATATTGGCGAGGAGGATTCAGAGAGCTACGGGAGCTTTGATACTGAGGAGGATGAGTATGAATCAGACTTTATCGATGATGGTGATATCGAAATGTTCCCCTCTTCCCCTCGGCGAAAAAGCAGTG TCATAATTGAGGAGATTGTAGATGATGACAAGCCAGCACATGGGAATGGCATTCGTCGGCGTTTAAAGAAAAAGAGTCAACTGGTTGAAAGTGATAGTGGAGATGATGATACTAAACTTCAACTAGTTGTCAAGTCTAATAATAATACTGAAGTGTTTGAAAGTGAAGATGATGATGGCTTTCCAATCTCTTTTTCAGTAAAAAAGAAAGATGCTGCTAATAATTTTGAGGTAGATAAAAAATCAGGTAGTACAGTCAATGACGACAAGAAAATAAAGATTGATGCAATTAGTCAACGTGATGAATCTACAAG GGATGCTACTCAGCCATGCGATTCTTCAGTAGCTTCTGTGGTTGTTCCTGAAACTGATGGCAtctcaaagaagaaaaagaggacaAGAGAAGATGTTGCAGAGGCAAAAACTGAGACCAATGAGAACAATCATATGATAGCACTCAGAATGGATGTGACAGAAAGTGatggaaagaagaaaaagaagaaagagaagaccaAGAAGGATAAGAAATCTGATGTAGGTGATGATTATGCAATGGAGAGAACAGAAGAAGGGTTTAACGGAGATGGGAATGAAGTTTTCAATGCCAGTAGCTTAGAGAAAAATCCTCCTCTTGAAGCTGAGAAGCTGCATTATGATCA TGATGGAAGTGCTAgtggaaaaaagaagaaaaacaaaaagaaaagggccAAGGTTGATGAGGCTCATGAAAATGCTGGTGCAGATGCCGAAGCAGAATTGCAACAGGGAAGCCAGCATGGAACAAAAAGTAAGTTGGATTCTGATGGTACTGAGATGCAAGAGTCTGCAAATAATAACCACTCTGATAATCTCACAGTTGAAGAGCCACCTAAAGATAG TGTTCCTGATGACAATGGTCTTGCACAAGatgccaagaagaagaagaagaagaagaagaagaaggcaaagaAGGACAAGAGCCATGATAAAGATTCAACCTCAAAGGAGGTATCTTTGAATCCACTAGAGGCAGAACACAAAGCTGAACCACAAAAAACAAGAACATTTTCAAATGGTTTGAGGATTGAGGAACTATCTATGGGCAAGCCTGATGGAAAAAAAGCTTCTCCTGGGAGTAGGGTATATTCATGA